Genomic window (Melioribacteraceae bacterium):
ATAAATTACAGTATTATCCAGCAGCACTAAATTTTGGTTACTAGAACTTCCACGTACATAGTATCGTGCCGAAACATCCCCCGCGCTTTGTACACCCGGTAAACTTTGAATTGATCTAAAAATATCGAGTTCCACACCTTTAGGTAACGACTCCAGATCCCGCAACGTAATTCTTTGTAAACTAAGATCAGTTGCGTTTTCCTTAGCCACACGTTCTCCAATTTTTTCGATCGCTCTCAACTCAATGCTTACAGGAACTAATTCTACCTTTAAATCGGTAACTCTAAATTCATCAAGCCTCAATTTTACAATCTTTGAAACGTAGCCGACGTATGAAATTGTCACTGTCGCAAGTTTGTTGTGTGGCAATGAAGCCATCACAAAAAAACCACGATGGTCTGTAGATGCTCCCCGATTAAATTCTTTAATATAAACATTAGCGAATGGAAGTACTTCGCCACTAAGAGAATCGGCAACAAAGCCTCTCAATATTCCCCTGTTCGGGTTTTGCGCATTAACTGAAATTGTCATTATTACCATGCAAAGCAGTAGAAATTTTTTCATTAACCCTTTTCATTTTTATTGCTTTAAATGTACAATAAGAAATAATAATAATTAAACCCTTTTTCTTTCTCTTTTTCTCCATCAATAATTAATGAACAAATCTTTTAAATTGCATATCATAATTGGAGCGAGCAGATGACAGTTAAAGAGATTGTAAAGCAATTAAAGCAGAATGGAAGCGTATATAACCGTAAGGGGATGGCTCGTTACGGAATTAAGGTTGATAACGCATTCGGAGTTAGCGCGCCGGTGATTCGGGGTATCGCAAAAGAAATCGGAAAAAATCATGAACTGGCAAAGGAACTATGGAATTGCGGAGTGCATGAAGCTCATCATATAGCGGCGTTAATTGCCGATCCAAAATTAACTACAAAATCAATGATGAATAAATGGGTACGCGATTTATATTCCTGGGATATCTGCGATAGTACGTGCTCAAATTTATTTAGGAAAACTGATTATGCTATTGAAATGATTTTTGAATGGGCCGACAATAAGAAAGAATTTGTGCGCCGTGCAGCTTTCTCACTGATCGCTTTTGTCGCGGTTCATCATAAAAAAAGAGGTGATGAGGAGTTTTTACCCTTTCTTCCATTGATTGTTAAACATTCTGTAGATGATAGAAATATGGTAAAGAAAGCTGTCAATTGGGCTCTTCGACAAATTGGTAAACGAAGTATGTTTCTAAATCGGGAAGCATTAGATACCGCTTACCAAATAAAACAGTTTAATTCAAAATCGGCTAAGTGGATTGCGAGTGACGCTATTAGAGAATTAACAAATGAAAAAATCATTGCGAGAATAAAAAGATAGAACCATTTTACTTCCCGTTTAGTGTAAAATTAAGAATTCTATATCCGTACTCCTCATCAACGGCTTCTTTAATTGGATCGACATAAAAATATGTTGGGAAATAATATTTTTCATCATACTCTATTTTTAATGAATGTACTTTGCTTTCATCAATTTCTAAAAGTATACTGAATAGTTCCTCGATTGTTTTAAATAAATACCACCTCTCGGGTTTTACTTGCTCGCCGGTAGAAGTATTAACAACATTTGTAATAATATTATTAGTTACACTAATCTTTGCGGTGTAGCCTGCTTCATTACAGAAACAGAGCCGCTGCTGCTCAATTGTATAATTTTTAATATTCTTCGATTTCCATTCTCGAAAATACTCTTCCACCGATTGTGGATTTGGTTCGGAAGTAATACTGCAACCAGAGAAGAAAACAATCCAAATTAAAAGTGATGCAAGTTTAATTGTTAATCCCTTATGCACACTCATCCTTAACTACAATTATTTTATCTTCCTTATTTGGGACTATACACAAAAACTCGAATGCATCATCACCAATGGTTTTGTATGAATGCGGCGTATTCGCGGGAATAAAAACAACATCATTTTTCTTTACTTCAAACTCATTATCTCCAATAATTACTTTTGCTTTACCATTGAGAACGAGCTGTTCATGTTCAACGGCATTTGTATGAAGTGGCATAAACCCATAAGGTTCAATAATAAATCTTCTCATCGCAAAATTTGGGGCTTCATCATGACCGATTAAAACCTGTTTAAAAGTATTTTCGCCTGCTTCAATTTTTTCAACAGGTACATTATCTATATTTTTTACGTACATAGTTTTTCCTATACTATATTTAAATTTTTTAACTGTTCCACTACCTCAATAAAAGAAGGGGGCAGTTTCGATTCAATTTTAATTATTTTATCATTGAGAGAGAATTCAACACTGCGAGCGTGCAGCATCAAACGCTTATAATTTTGCTGAATGTTCTTATCGCCGTACTTGGTATCTCCAACAATTGGAGTTCCCATTGAATATAAATGAACCCGCAATTGATGTCTTCTTCCGGTTGATGGGTTCAACTCCACTAATGAATATCCAGTCAATGTTTCTATAACCTTATAGTTTGTAACACTTTGTTTTCCCTTTTGATCGATGCCCATTCTACCGGAGCCGAATTCTCTAATTGGCTTATTAATGATTCCCGATGAATTTGGCAATTGTCCGGAAACCAGCGCAGTATAAAATTTACTAACACTTCTTTCAAAGAACTGTTTATTTAATTGTTTGTGGGCATTTATTTTTTTGGCGAATAAGATAACTCCGCTCACATCCTTATCGATTCTATGAACAATCAATATTTTTTGTTTTAAAGATAGCTCGAGCATCGAGTGAATTGTTGAGGCGGATAGATCATTTTCGGCAATGGAGGAAATTCCCTCGGGCTTATCGACGGCAATAATATTTTCATCTTCATACAATATTTTTAAGAGGCTTGTCTGCATTAATTTACCAAAGTAACTTTACCCTCATCAAGATCATAGCGGGCGCCAATAATATTCAGTTTTCTATGATGAAGATACTCTTCAATAATAGGCTTCGAGTGCTTTAGTTGATCAACAATTCTATTAATATTTGCAAGTATGGCGTTATCTAATTTATCTCCGGAAAGATTAGCGGATTCATCAACCGCCGGTTTAATTTTATCGATTAGCTTTTGGATTTGTCCCGGCTCTTTACCGCCTTGTAAAGTTGCATCAACCGCGCCACACTTTTCATGTCCCAGCACAACTATCAATGGTACATGAAGATGTTCAACAGCATATTCAATACTACCGAGAGCAACATCATCTACCAAATTGCCTGCGGTTCTTATCACAAAAAGATCACCAACTCCTTGATCAAAAATTATTTCGGGAGGAACTCGGGAATCAGAGCATCCAACAATTATAGCAAATGGATGTTGTCCTTTAACTACATCTTTAACTCTATCTAATGATTGATTGGCGTGAATAGACTTACCCAAAATAAACCTTGAGTTTCCATCAAATAATTTTTGCAGCGATTCGGGAGAAGCCTTATGCTGCTGTGCAATTACAAATTGTGCCGCAAAGAAAAGTAGAAGAAGAGTTGTGTTTTTTATTTTCCTCATATCAACATCCTTTCAAAGTAATGTAACTTTTATATAACTGAAGTGTGCATATAGTTAATTTATTCCCCGGATTACAATCAAAGCAATCTTTTAAAATTTAATGGCATTTTTTGCTTGATTTAAGTGCCTCTTTTGATGACCGATGTGGAGTATAAATAATTCACCTAATTGAAATTTTAGAAATGAGGCAACTGGACTTCGGACCGATCGCGCTTTAAGTTCAATAAATTCTGTTCTTTTGAGTAAATGAATAAACTGATCCTGAATTGTCTGAAAGTCAACAACTATTGATTTTGGGAGCTCTGATTCAGCCGCTTGATACTCCGAGGGGGTATGAAGCTTTAATTTTGATTCAGGCATCATCTTCGAAATAAATATTCCTGCAAGTATCCTAGTTTGATATTGTTTATCGGATAAATTAGGTAACTCTTTACGTGTATTTAGTTCTACAGGGAAATATTTTGTGTAGCCATGTGCGATTAAATTTAAATGGGCAATACATTCAGCGGCCGACCAGCTATCTTCATTTGGTTTTTTATTGAATTGTTCATCAGATATAGAGCTAAATAGTTTATTAGCTTCCTCTTTGATACTTAAAAATTCATTCAGCATTTGAATTTGACTCATTTTAAGTTTTGCCATCTTTATAATCCGACCGTTTGGTATCTCAAAATAACAATTTTATTTTTAAGTATTAATTTAATTCTATAAGGCTGAATATGAAGAAAATGTATTTTGTAGTTGCACTCATACTTTTACCTGCTTTTCTCTTTGGACATGAAATCAAATCACTAAAAACTATAGCGGAATTATCTAATTATGAATCCACCTCAACTTATAATGATGTAATTCATTTTATATCTATGTTAAAAAAATATTCTGATCTTGTACATGTTGAGAATATTGCCACCACTGTGGAAGGAAATGAAATTCCCCTCATTATTATTGCAGATCCTTTACCAAGAAGTCTTGAACAAATTAAATCTGACAATAGAATTAAAGTATATATCCAAGGAAATATTCATGCCGGTGAAGTTGAGGGAAAGGAAGCTATCCTAATGTTTGCGCGCGACATTTTAAATGGAAACAAGGAATTGTTAAAAGATGTAATTCTTCTACTATGCCCAATTTTTAATGCAGATGGCAATGAGCCAATTTCCCCTAAAAATAGAACTAATCAAAACGGACCTAAAAATGGAGTTGGAATAAGGTATAATGGACAAAATCTGGATCTTAATCGAGATGCAATAAAGCTTGAATCCCCCGAAGTGAGAGGATTAGTTAAAAATGTTTTAAATAAATATGATCCGGCTGTATTTGTTGATTGCCATACTACAAATGGATCATATCATGAAGAACCGGTTACTTTTGTGTGGCAAATGAATTGCAATGGCGATACCTCTCTTATTTCGTACATGCGAGACAAAATGATGCCCGAAGTTTCATCAACTCTATCAAATAAGTATAATACATTAAATTGTTTTTATGGCGAGTTTATTGATCAGCGCGATTATTCAAAAGGGTGGATTTCATACGCGTTCGAACCTAGATATATTGTTAATTATGTGGGACTTCGAAATCGACTGGCTATATTGAATGAGAACTATGTTTACGCTGATTTCAAATCTAGAGTAATAGGATGTTATAATTTATTGTGGTCAATTGTAGAATACTCGGCTCAAAACAAGAATGAGATGATATCAAAAATTAACGATGCCGATAAGAAAACAATAGCCAAAGGAATGAACCCAGGACTCAAAGATTCATTCGCCGTTACGCAAAAGGCGATTCCTCTCAAGAAACCGGTAACAGTGAATTCCTATGAACTTGAGAAATATACAGATCAAAACGGAAGAGAAAGATTAAGAAAGACTGATGTGAAGAAAAAAGTTACAATTCCATTCTTTGCAGATTATATTCCTGTTAAAAGTGTAAAGTATCCTTTTGCATATATTTTAACTATTTCAGACCCGTTGATAATAAATTTATTAACCGCTCACGGAATTAAGCTGGAAAAACTCTCTCAGACTGTTACACTTGAAGTTGAGTCATATAAAATGATTGAATTAAAACCTTCACCCCGCTCCAATCAAGGACATTACATGAATCAACTAAAAGGAGATTTTTTTTCCGAGACAAAAGAATTTGCAAAAGGAATTATTCTTGTAAGAACTGCACAGCCACTGGGAAATCTTGTTACCTATTTATTAGAACCCGAATCGGATGATGGATTATTGATCTGGAATTTTTTAGACAGATGGATTATTCCCCAATGGGGAAGCGGATTTTTGCCTTATCCAGTACACAAAGTTATTAACCCATCAGAGATTAATTCGATAAGTTTTAATTGATAGACTATAAGCTTGAGGAAAAAATGAGACCCAATATTAATTACATAACATTATTTCTATTAATAGTTTCTTTTAATGCTGTTAAGGCACAGACATTAAAATCTCCGAACGGAAGCCTGGAATTGAAATTTTCAGTTACAAGTTCTGGCGAACCCATTTATGAATTATCTAGGAATGAACATAAAATATTATTGCCAAGTAAACTGGGATTAATATTGGCAGAAGGTAATTCATTAGCAAAGGGATTTACAGTCTCCAAAACAGAAACTTTGAGCTTCGATGAAACATGGGAGCCGGTTTGGGGAGAGGTAAAATCGATACGAAACAATTATAATGAATTAAGAATTACATTAACTCAGGTTGAGTCGGCCAACCGTTTTATAATATTAACTTTCCGTTTGTTTGATGATGGACTCGGATTCCGTTATGAATTTCCCGCACAACCTAATTTGTCTTACTTCACTGTTATTGATGAATTAACCCAATTTAATTTGGGAGAAGATCATACTGCGTTTTGGATTCCTGGTGATTATGATTCTAATGAATATTATTACAAGAAATCAAAATTAAGCGAAGTTGATGCTCTATATGGAAATTCAGTTACAGAAATTTCCACGCGCAGAGTTATTGGGAAAAATTATGTGCAAACTCCTTTAATGATGAAATCTCAGAATGGATTATATATTAACATTTTCGAAGCCGCTTTAGTTGATTACTCCGCAATGCATTTAGAAGTTGATCAAGTAAATTTTGTTCTAAAATCTCAACTTGTACCGGATGCATATGGGAACAAAGCATATCTACAAACTTCATGCAAAACACCCTGGCGTACAATAATAATTAGCGATAAAGCAGAGGAAATTCTCGCATCAAAAATGATTCTTAATTTGAATGAACCTTCAAAAATTGAAAGCACCGATTGGATAAAACCAATGAAATATATCGGCATTTGGTGGGGAATGCATGTCGGTGTTGAATCATGGAATTACGCCGATGCCTCAAATATAAAATTGGAGGGATTCGATTGGTTATCATTAAAACCAAATGGTAAACATGGGGCAACTACAGCAAATACTAAAAGGTATATCGATTTTGCTTCTAAACATGGTTTTGATGCAGTTTTAATTGAAGGATGGAATGTTGGCTGGGAAGATTGGTTCGGCTCATGGAAAGAGGAGGTTTTTGATTTCGTAACTCCCTACCCCGATTTTGATATTGATGAATTATCAAAGTATGCAAAAGAAAAGAATGTAAAACTAATTATGCATCATGAAACTTCCTCTTCTGTTACAAATTATGAGCGGAGAATGGATGAAGCTTATTCATTAATGAAAAAGTATGATTACCCCGCAGTAAAAACCGGTTATGTGGGAAGAATAATTCCAAGAGGCGAAGCTCACGACGGGCAATGGATGGTGCAGCATTACATTCGCGTCGCCGAGAGTTTAGCTAAAAATAAATTGATGCTTAACTCACATGAATCAGTAAGACCAACCGGGTTACACCGAACTTATCCAAATTGGATTTCATCCGAGGCCGCTCGCGGTAACGAATTTAATGCATGGAGTGTTGGGAATCCCCCCGAGCATGAAACAATTCTCCCATTTACCAGATTAATGGGGGGACCGATGGATTACACGCCGGGAATATTTCAAATTAAGATGAGCTATTATGATTCAAATAAAAAAGAACAGGTTCACACTACATTGGCAAAACAGCTGGCTCTTTATTTAACAATGTACTCCCCTCTACAAATGGCGGCGGATTTACCTGAGAATTATGAAAAACATCTCGACGCGTTTCAATTTATTAAGGATGTAGCGGTAGATTGGGATGATACAAAATATCTTGAAGCAGAACCGGGAGATTATATTACTATAGCAAGAAAAGCAAAAGGTACAAACAATTGGTTTGTGGGTGCTATTACGGATGAAAATTCAAGAACTGCAAATATTGATCTGTCATTTTTAGATAAAGATAAATCTTATAAAGCAACAGTCTATGCCGATTCAAAAGATGCACACTGGGAAAAAAATCCAATGGCTTATGAAATTAGTACTAAGCAAGTTACATCAAAAGATTTATTGAAAATAAATCTTGCTGAAGGGGGCGGTTGCGCCATTAGTATAATTGAATCAAGAAAGTAGTTCGGCTTATAAAAAAGCCTGACCCAGAATAGAAGTCAGGCTTTGTACCCTCAAATCTATACTATATTTTTGACCTCTAGAATACTTTGTTAAAATGGTGAATTCATGTATGAAACATTTAATTTTTTCCACTTTGTTACTTTATCCAACTGTTTATTAGTTATCACATTTGGCATCTCATACTTTCCTGTTGAAGCATTCTTAAAATATGTAATTCGAGATTCAAGATATTTCAAATCCGACACGGTTGATTTTATTTGATTATCATCGGACAAATTAAATCCGCCGCAGTATGTATTTGAGCTAAGATTTGTGATTTTATAACTAAATTCATAGGTATCTCTCATTAAAAATTGTTTATCAGTTGAATAGCCCGACGACCTTTGAGTCCATGTTACCGTTGCGTTCTGAATGTTTGTTACATCAGCTGAAATAGTTCCCTCTACTTTATAGTGAATTGTATCCGAAGTTGTTGTATAAAGTTGTGCTGACGGATTATTGTGTGTCCGAATAATTGTTTGTTCCTGCTTAAACGTATTTCCATTCCATTTAATTTGTTCGATATCGGTCGATTTAAGTGATTCATGAATGTTGGAAGATTTTGGGATATATATTGTTAACCAAATTGCCGAGCCATCCTTTCCGACGCCTTCAATATCCAAATTAGCACTAATAAATTTTCTTGACTTAATGGTGTTCATGCATTCAGAATTATCACCTCCTGAAGAACTAGCTTTAACTGTGAAGTCATCCGATTTGTAGAAAATTCCTCCAATTTCTAGTTGAGCATAAATCTTCTCATCTTTCTTTATACTCAATCCAGTTCCGCTGACAACATTATTTACACATGTAGCTTCACCAATTATAGCACTTCCTTTATATATTTTTATTTTTCCATTATACTTAATTTCTTTAGTGTATTCCGAATTTAGTGTATGCTTAATTAATCCCGACAAACTGCCATCGTCTTTTGCATCAGAAATAGTAACAGACATTACAGGAATAAACAGTTTTATTAAATTGGCACCTCCCTCAACAATTGTGGGGATAAGTACGCTTGCCTGCGATTTAACACACGCCAAATCAATAGTATGATTGCCCCATCCAAAAAAGCTTCTCTTTCCAAGCATTTTAATTTGTTTACCATTGATTGTTTTGTAGTAATAACTGTCGCTCGAGTTAAGAAGCACATCGGATCCAACCGCGGGGGAAGTATAAGGCATTCGGTCGTTTATTGTTGGAGTGATTCCTGTACCATATTGTGTATCGAGAGTAAAGAAATTTTTATTTGTAAATAATGCCATTGTTTCGAAAATTGCATCAGCAGTTCTCGCATTTTTGAAAGCCGCCGCACTTACCTGATCAGGTTGAATATTTGAAGTACCATAGTCCAAAACTTGAGCTGATTTTATCAATTCTTCATAGGGATCAGGATCACCAACATACCCATTCGCAAAAGCTGGATGAGCATCATTTCTTACATGTGGAGGGCATCCCATATCCGCAAACAGATGCATTGTTTCCCCTAAAGCCCTGTATGCATCGCCTAAGTATTGGCTTCTTTTAGTATCATTATAAAAGGCGTTACTCAAATACTCTTTAGCATATTTCCAATTATAAGGATTATCAACAGCTGTCAACGCCCATTCTTTTGCATCCATTTTAGGTAGAGGTTGATTATAAGTTATTGCGTAATTTTCAACAAGGTCAGTTAAATATGAAACACCGTCGATTCTAACCGGATCATAAAAATGGCGAAGAGACGCTGGAACCTGTGGTTCGTCGGCTGAAAATCCACCATGGATTATCCACTCTTTCGGAGTCATATTTGTTAGTGATTCATTAACAACAAACTTTCCTCCTTGTACTACTTTATTCCCCTCAACAGTTAAATCACCAAATTTTATCAGAGTATTATTAGGTAAATAATTTGTTGGTGATCTATACCAAAACCAATCAACAACCGCCTCGTTAATGCTTGTGTGCATCTTTGTATTTTCATAACCGCTAACAATTAGAATTAATAAAAAGTATGTCGCAAATCCTATTGCCGCTGAAATCACTTTTTTCATTTTTCACCTCAAAACCTTACCAGTTTCCAATCCCCATTCTCATTTTGCCTTCCGAAAGCAATAAAATAGTTTTTGCCATCGACTGTAATTTCATATTCAGCATACAGTTCACTATAGGCGATAAGCTTTTTATTTTTTAATGCGTCGGCAAATGCATTGAATTTGGGTTTAACGTTTTCCAGCTCAGCTCCATAAATTTTTGCGGCAGTTTCGCTTATTACTTTTTTAACTTCTGCTGTATTACCGCTCTTAAAAGCTAATTCGGCTTTTTGAGAATCATCTTCCAAATCTTTAATTACTTCATTTTCGATTGGCGGTTTTAATGGTTCGGGTTCCACAGGATTGTTCTCACTTTTTTTACATGAAGTTACACCATCCACCATAAGTGCGAGCGCAATCCCAAGTAAAAAATATCCTATAAGCTTCATAATAATCTCCTACTTTTTGAAGTATCTGTACTCAACCTCAACAGGCCAAAATTGAGCATTTATATCGGGCTGTTTAGCAACTCTAAAAACAACATAACCGTCGCGGCATTTTGCCATCCATATTTGACCATTTTGAAGAGGTTGTGAACATACATCCGTTAACCAATTTGTCGTATCCGCCAGACTTGCAGCCGATAAGTCGGAGGTGGATAATTTTTTTAATTTATCTACGTATGGGCGAAACCAAACGCCATTTCCTGAACTTTGAGACGATCCATAAGCACACCAGCTTATTGTTTCACCATCCGATTTTTCCCATTCAA
Coding sequences:
- a CDS encoding glycoside hydrolase family 97 protein, with product MRPNINYITLFLLIVSFNAVKAQTLKSPNGSLELKFSVTSSGEPIYELSRNEHKILLPSKLGLILAEGNSLAKGFTVSKTETLSFDETWEPVWGEVKSIRNNYNELRITLTQVESANRFIILTFRLFDDGLGFRYEFPAQPNLSYFTVIDELTQFNLGEDHTAFWIPGDYDSNEYYYKKSKLSEVDALYGNSVTEISTRRVIGKNYVQTPLMMKSQNGLYINIFEAALVDYSAMHLEVDQVNFVLKSQLVPDAYGNKAYLQTSCKTPWRTIIISDKAEEILASKMILNLNEPSKIESTDWIKPMKYIGIWWGMHVGVESWNYADASNIKLEGFDWLSLKPNGKHGATTANTKRYIDFASKHGFDAVLIEGWNVGWEDWFGSWKEEVFDFVTPYPDFDIDELSKYAKEKNVKLIMHHETSSSVTNYERRMDEAYSLMKKYDYPAVKTGYVGRIIPRGEAHDGQWMVQHYIRVAESLAKNKLMLNSHESVRPTGLHRTYPNWISSEAARGNEFNAWSVGNPPEHETILPFTRLMGGPMDYTPGIFQIKMSYYDSNKKEQVHTTLAKQLALYLTMYSPLQMAADLPENYEKHLDAFQFIKDVAVDWDDTKYLEAEPGDYITIARKAKGTNNWFVGAITDENSRTANIDLSFLDKDKSYKATVYADSKDAHWEKNPMAYEISTKQVTSKDLLKINLAEGGGCAISIIESRK
- a CDS encoding cupin domain-containing protein, whose product is MYVKNIDNVPVEKIEAGENTFKQVLIGHDEAPNFAMRRFIIEPYGFMPLHTNAVEHEQLVLNGKAKVIIGDNEFEVKKNDVVFIPANTPHSYKTIGDDAFEFLCIVPNKEDKIIVVKDECA
- a CDS encoding carbonic anhydrase, with product MRKIKNTTLLLLFFAAQFVIAQQHKASPESLQKLFDGNSRFILGKSIHANQSLDRVKDVVKGQHPFAIIVGCSDSRVPPEIIFDQGVGDLFVIRTAGNLVDDVALGSIEYAVEHLHVPLIVVLGHEKCGAVDATLQGGKEPGQIQKLIDKIKPAVDESANLSGDKLDNAILANINRIVDQLKHSKPIIEEYLHHRKLNIIGARYDLDEGKVTLVN
- a CDS encoding RNA pseudouridine synthase, producing the protein MQTSLLKILYEDENIIAVDKPEGISSIAENDLSASTIHSMLELSLKQKILIVHRIDKDVSGVILFAKKINAHKQLNKQFFERSVSKFYTALVSGQLPNSSGIINKPIREFGSGRMGIDQKGKQSVTNYKVIETLTGYSLVELNPSTGRRHQLRVHLYSMGTPIVGDTKYGDKNIQQNYKRLMLHARSVEFSLNDKIIKIESKLPPSFIEVVEQLKNLNIV
- a CDS encoding DinB family protein, with protein sequence MAKLKMSQIQMLNEFLSIKEEANKLFSSISDEQFNKKPNEDSWSAAECIAHLNLIAHGYTKYFPVELNTRKELPNLSDKQYQTRILAGIFISKMMPESKLKLHTPSEYQAAESELPKSIVVDFQTIQDQFIHLLKRTEFIELKARSVRSPVASFLKFQLGELFILHIGHQKRHLNQAKNAIKF
- a CDS encoding DNA alkylation repair protein; its protein translation is MTVKEIVKQLKQNGSVYNRKGMARYGIKVDNAFGVSAPVIRGIAKEIGKNHELAKELWNCGVHEAHHIAALIADPKLTTKSMMNKWVRDLYSWDICDSTCSNLFRKTDYAIEMIFEWADNKKEFVRRAAFSLIAFVAVHHKKRGDEEFLPFLPLIVKHSVDDRNMVKKAVNWALRQIGKRSMFLNREALDTAYQIKQFNSKSAKWIASDAIRELTNEKIIARIKR